The sequence below is a genomic window from Nicotiana tomentosiformis chromosome 6, ASM39032v3, whole genome shotgun sequence.
taagtaTAGCATATACAACTATTTTTTGAACCTTATGATCTTAAATATGTGATGTCATTTTTATAAACTTCCTCTTTGTTCGTAAACTCTTGTTATCATTTGAAGTAATTGTCTATTTTCTATGAATGTTGTTCTTAAATTAGAGGTGGCAAAGCTCAACTCCAGTGAGTGGTACTTCTTCAGCTTCCGAGATCGCAAGTATACCACCGGTTTTCGGGCTAACCGGGCCACAATTTCAGGTTACTGGAAAGCTACGGGCAAAGATCGAACAGTGCTCGATCCTTGCACGCGTGCTATCGTAGGAATGAGAAAAACTTTAGTCTTCTACAAAAATAGAGCTCCTAATGGCATTAAAACTGGCTGGATCATGCATGAATTTCGCGTGGAAAACCCCCATATACCCCCTAAGGTAATGTTTTATTCTTTTCTCTTCGAGTTTAATTAAGTTATATCCATTACCGGGATGAACatcaatttttatatatttaggtCAATTATAAATTAAATACAAGTAAATTTCTACGATAAAATTATTTGATAATCTTGTAAAAATGGTAATTTGCATTCTATGAAAAGTTAAATTACACCGATAGCATACAACTCTGAACAACCAATATATATACCTTAATTCTTTTTTCTCCCTGCAACATTTTCATGTCCTTTTTAATTCTTACAACAATCCATTTCAATGCACTTTCCTTAGGGTGGTGATTTGTCTTTTTATCGTTTTTCTATGATTCACGTGTACTTTTAAGCTTGTCGAAAAGATCGTGAAAATGAATACAAATTTGTTAAACTTAAAATTTGAAGAGATTTCCAGACACGCATTACAATTAGAATATTTTGATTGTGGAACGTATATTTGACATCTTTCACGATTTGAATAGATTTTGAGACACGTATAAAGTGTATAAAATTGAAAGTATTAATGATTTTTGCACATTTTTCACGACTTGAACAATCTTGATACACGTGTAAAGCGTTTGAAGATTAAAAAATTGTGGAGGTTCTTGCAAGAAGTTTCCTAGAAACCTCCTCTTTTGTAACAAAAGAAGGATACAATGAGTATACTATGGCTAGATTTTAGCTACTATGAGTAAATACAGTTGTTTCCTTGCATCAAATATAGCACCCATAATGTTTGTTTTGTTTAACTTTTTGTGTGTGATCATTGAACAGGAAGATTGGGTATTATGTCGAGTGTTTCACAAAGCTAAAGCTGAGAACAACAACAATTGTACAAACAATCTTAGCCCACAAAACACGTACGAGGCTGCTGTCACTTCTCCAGAATTATACAACCATTCATTGAATTATGACATTAATAACCAAAATCCACCCTATCAAAGCCAAAACTCAAACACAATTCATCATCATTTGTTTGATTTATTAGTAAAAAATCATCTTCAGTTGTCTCATCAAGAAATGCACGAAGTTTCGAAGGATGAAACAACGGTCCACTTGTCCAAATGCGGTCAGGAGGACGATCAATATGGGTTGATGTTCGATATGGATTTTGAAGTACCATGTTTACAAGACGACGGAGTTCATTGTAATCTTGAAGATATGAGAtttgatgatgaaaatagcaTGGTTTTCATTTGAATTGTTGTATGATCATTGGTAGTTGGATTGATTATTAGTAGTGAAGAAGAGAAAATGAGTATATATGATTGAATTGTGAAGATGCATCTTAGTGTTTGTTTATGAAGTAAGACTTATA
It includes:
- the LOC104093957 gene encoding NAC domain-containing protein 21/22-like, with the protein product MDLREIGATLPPGFRFCPSDEELVCHYLFNKITNEEVIKGTLVEIDLHTCEPWQLPEVAKLNSSEWYFFSFRDRKYTTGFRANRATISGYWKATGKDRTVLDPCTRAIVGMRKTLVFYKNRAPNGIKTGWIMHEFRVENPHIPPKEDWVLCRVFHKAKAENNNNCTNNLSPQNTYEAAVTSPELYNHSLNYDINNQNPPYQSQNSNTIHHHLFDLLVKNHLQLSHQEMHEVSKDETTVHLSKCGQEDDQYGLMFDMDFEVPCLQDDGVHCNLEDMRFDDENSMVFI